From one Melioribacteraceae bacterium genomic stretch:
- the lipA gene encoding lipoyl synthase encodes MKINQHQKKYAETLEKEQIPLGKRPEWLKVRLPSGQNYKDVHSLMRNSKLNTVCEEARCPNIAECWNARTATFMILGDTCTRSCGFCNVKLGMPNELDLDEPRRVAESVEQLKLRHVVITSVNRDELKDGGASIFAETNRLIREKMPETTIEILIPDFKGEKHAFEIIMQNPPDILNHNLETVNRLYHAVRPQAKYSRSLELITWFKEKGLRTKSGIMVGIGEKKEEVFELMKDLYNSGCDIMTIGQYLQPTKNHLAVDRFVTLEEFKEYKDFGIELGFKAVESSPLVRSSYHADKHARLV; translated from the coding sequence ATGAAGATTAATCAACATCAAAAAAAATATGCGGAAACCTTAGAGAAAGAACAAATTCCTTTAGGTAAAAGACCTGAATGGTTAAAAGTAAGATTACCAAGCGGACAAAATTATAAAGATGTTCACAGTTTGATGCGCAATTCAAAGTTGAATACAGTCTGTGAAGAAGCACGATGCCCGAATATTGCTGAATGCTGGAACGCACGTACTGCAACATTTATGATACTTGGTGATACATGTACACGAAGTTGTGGATTTTGTAATGTAAAACTCGGAATGCCGAACGAATTGGATTTAGATGAACCACGTAGAGTCGCCGAATCTGTTGAGCAATTAAAACTTAGACATGTTGTTATTACTTCCGTTAACAGAGATGAATTAAAAGACGGCGGTGCATCTATCTTTGCTGAAACTAATCGATTGATCAGAGAAAAAATGCCTGAGACTACTATCGAAATATTAATACCGGATTTCAAAGGAGAGAAGCATGCGTTTGAAATAATAATGCAGAACCCGCCTGATATTTTGAATCACAATTTAGAAACGGTAAACCGATTGTACCACGCTGTTCGTCCCCAAGCAAAATATTCCAGAAGTTTGGAATTAATAACATGGTTTAAGGAAAAAGGATTACGTACCAAAAGCGGAATAATGGTTGGAATCGGTGAGAAGAAAGAAGAAGTATTTGAATTGATGAAAGATCTTTACAACAGCGGTTGTGATATAATGACAATAGGTCAATACTTACAGCCAACCAAAAATCACTTAGCGGTTGACAGATTTGTAACTCTTGAAGAATTCAAAGAATACAAAGATTTTGGGATTGAATTGGGATTTAAAGCTGTAGAATCTTCACCCCTTGTAAGAAGTTCCTACCACGCAGATAAGCATGCGAGATTGGTTTAA
- the lipB gene encoding lipoyl(octanoyl) transferase LipB codes for MAKQSTYRTFDYIDLDFIDYDKAWDLQKEIFKLRTGDEINDTFFLLEHPHTYTLGKTADKKNLISNEAFLNKYGIKVYDIDRGGDITYHGPGQIVGYPIIKLSEWKEDTHLYLRNLEQIIIDVCSDYGLQTGRIDGLTGVWIEDRKIAAIGIKVSRWITMHGFAFNINTDLNLFNGIIPCGITNKKVTSLQHELGKEVSINEVKEKLVEKFKHAFSYDTYKVVLKDSFEKVN; via the coding sequence ATGGCGAAGCAATCCACATATAGAACTTTTGATTATATTGATCTTGATTTCATTGATTACGATAAAGCATGGGATTTACAGAAAGAGATATTCAAATTGAGAACAGGTGACGAAATAAATGATACTTTCTTTTTGTTGGAACATCCTCATACATATACTTTGGGTAAAACAGCAGATAAGAAAAATTTAATAAGCAATGAAGCTTTCTTAAACAAGTATGGTATTAAGGTTTATGATATTGATCGTGGTGGTGACATAACTTATCACGGTCCGGGACAAATTGTTGGTTATCCCATAATAAAATTAAGTGAATGGAAAGAAGATACTCATCTTTACCTTCGTAACTTAGAGCAAATTATTATTGATGTTTGCTCGGATTATGGACTTCAAACCGGAAGAATTGATGGTCTAACCGGGGTCTGGATTGAAGATCGTAAAATTGCGGCAATCGGTATTAAGGTCTCACGATGGATAACAATGCACGGTTTTGCTTTCAACATCAATACGGATTTGAATTTATTTAATGGAATTATTCCTTGCGGTATTACGAATAAAAAAGTAACATCGTTACAACATGAACTTGGTAAAGAAGTAAGTATAAATGAAGTGAAAGAGAAATTAGTAGAAAAGTTTAAACATGCATTTAGTTATGATACTTATAAGGTTGTTCTAAAAGATTCATTTGAAAAAGTAAATTGA
- a CDS encoding dehydrogenase E1 component subunit alpha/beta: protein MAKENKEEIITEEQNTSNKKNGKAPTGKLDHFGGMTKEELMNILRLMSLGRQMDNKIMNLLKQGKVFFHIAGSGHEATQVAFGLAMKPKKDWAFPYYRDMAFMLALGTKIEDVFLAQMGKADDPMTGGRQMPCHWASKEFNVPTQSSPTGTQFLQAVGAALAGRKKGDDTVVYVSAGEGTTSEGEFYEAVNWAAREKLPVVFVIQNNKWAISVPVQGQNSGRNNSVAEMMKGHENLLRMEVDGTDFFKVNAAAQSAFKYARQGKGPALIEAHVVRLLSHSSSDDQKKYRPQDSLEEDLKKDPIEQFANKLIEKGILTELAYKEFQKEIKNHIDEAADWALKQSDPEPESAIKYVLDESGKRDKLEYEKGKLDGKPAVMVDAINHALREEMERNEKIYVFGEDVADGKGGVFTATKGLSTQFGNDRVFNSPLAEASIMGVAIGMALTGLKPCVEIQFGDYIWPAFMQMRDELVMYRYRSNNLFEAPVVTRVAVGGYIHGGLYHSQNIEGFFSHMPGILIAYPSNAADAKGLLKTALRLNDPVLFLEHKGLYRQSHSTAPEPSAEYLLPFGKANVVKEGTDLTIITWGAIVHEAKFAVKKVEEEEGCSIEVIDIRTIHPLDEETIYKSVRKTGKAIIMHEDTLTSGFGAEIAARISANCFESLDGPIMRVGAKDTPIPYHPNLESYILPTRNNIVESIRNIIRY from the coding sequence ATGGCAAAAGAGAATAAAGAAGAAATAATAACGGAAGAACAAAATACTTCCAATAAAAAAAATGGTAAAGCTCCTACCGGTAAGTTAGATCACTTTGGGGGAATGACTAAAGAAGAATTAATGAATATTCTTCGTTTGATGTCGCTCGGACGTCAAATGGATAATAAAATCATGAATCTTCTCAAACAAGGTAAAGTCTTTTTCCACATTGCCGGTTCTGGTCATGAAGCAACTCAAGTTGCATTCGGACTCGCAATGAAACCTAAAAAAGATTGGGCATTCCCTTATTATCGAGACATGGCATTTATGTTAGCGCTTGGGACAAAAATTGAAGATGTGTTCCTCGCCCAAATGGGTAAAGCCGATGATCCAATGACCGGTGGTAGACAAATGCCTTGTCATTGGGCATCAAAGGAGTTTAATGTACCAACGCAATCAAGTCCTACCGGTACTCAATTCTTACAAGCTGTCGGTGCTGCTTTAGCTGGAAGAAAAAAAGGTGATGATACAGTAGTTTATGTAAGTGCCGGCGAAGGTACAACGAGTGAAGGTGAATTCTATGAAGCAGTTAATTGGGCGGCTCGTGAAAAACTTCCGGTTGTTTTTGTAATTCAAAATAATAAATGGGCAATTTCTGTCCCTGTACAAGGTCAGAATTCAGGAAGAAATAACTCGGTTGCAGAGATGATGAAAGGTCACGAAAATTTATTGCGAATGGAAGTTGATGGAACTGATTTTTTCAAAGTGAATGCTGCAGCTCAATCCGCATTTAAATATGCCAGACAAGGAAAAGGACCTGCTTTAATTGAAGCTCATGTTGTTAGACTTCTTTCTCATTCATCTTCTGATGATCAAAAAAAATATAGACCACAAGATTCGCTTGAAGAAGATCTCAAAAAAGATCCTATTGAACAGTTCGCTAATAAATTAATTGAGAAGGGAATCCTTACTGAATTAGCGTATAAAGAATTCCAAAAAGAAATTAAAAATCACATTGATGAAGCAGCCGATTGGGCATTAAAGCAATCTGATCCCGAACCGGAATCAGCTATTAAATATGTATTAGATGAAAGCGGCAAACGTGATAAACTTGAATATGAAAAAGGTAAACTCGATGGTAAACCGGCTGTAATGGTTGATGCCATTAATCATGCACTTCGTGAAGAAATGGAGCGAAACGAAAAAATTTATGTTTTTGGTGAAGATGTCGCTGATGGAAAAGGTGGAGTATTTACTGCAACAAAAGGTTTATCGACTCAATTTGGTAACGATCGTGTTTTTAATTCGCCTCTTGCCGAAGCAAGCATTATGGGTGTTGCGATTGGTATGGCTTTAACGGGATTAAAACCTTGTGTTGAAATTCAATTCGGCGATTACATTTGGCCTGCATTCATGCAGATGCGTGATGAACTTGTAATGTATAGATATCGTTCAAATAATTTGTTTGAAGCTCCGGTTGTTACAAGAGTTGCCGTCGGTGGTTATATTCATGGCGGACTTTATCATAGTCAGAATATTGAAGGATTTTTCTCACATATGCCCGGAATATTAATTGCTTATCCTTCAAATGCAGCTGATGCAAAAGGATTATTAAAAACTGCATTACGATTGAATGACCCGGTACTCTTCTTGGAACACAAAGGATTATATAGACAGAGTCACTCAACCGCACCTGAACCTTCAGCAGAATATTTATTGCCTTTTGGTAAAGCTAATGTTGTAAAAGAAGGAACTGACTTAACAATTATCACATGGGGCGCAATCGTTCATGAAGCTAAGTTTGCGGTAAAAAAAGTTGAAGAGGAAGAAGGTTGTTCAATTGAAGTAATTGACATCAGAACTATTCATCCGCTCGATGAAGAAACAATTTACAAATCGGTACGAAAAACCGGTAAAGCAATTATCATGCATGAAGATACACTTACCTCCGGATTTGGTGCCGAAATTGCTGCAAGAATTTCCGCAAATTGTTTTGAAAGTTTAGATGGACCGATCATGAGAGTTGGTGCGAAAGATACACCGATTCCTTATCATCCAAATCTTGAAAGTTATATACTTCCTACAAGAAATAATATTGTTGAATCAATCAGAAATATAATTCGTTATTAA
- the sucB gene encoding 2-oxoglutarate dehydrogenase, E2 component, dihydrolipoamide succinyltransferase: MKVDVVMPKMGESVNEGTIIKWHKKKGDKVEKDEIIFEISTDKVDTEIPSPENGILSDIKAFENETVEVGAVVAVIETNGEAAVEDSKKEEETKAEEEPSTTQVGGELVDIPMPKMGESVMEGTIIKWHKKEGDKVERDEILFEISTDKVDTEVPSPVEGTLVEIITGENETVEVGQTVARVSSGSGIARKKESISSSSKPEKAKEEKVDEETKTETREKQSEQKVDTSSSDRFYSPLVMKIANTENVSYDELETIEGTGINGRVSKNDILKYIEDRKSGKTSAPKKPQQSQQTTTSQKPSVPKETAQPTWEAGEGVELIPMDNIRQRIMYHMVNSRDTSVHVTAVIETDMTKVHNFIQKNKQKFLESERIKLTYMPFISYAVIKALKEYPFLNASIDGNNIAVKKYINLGIAVAVEPNGLIVPNIKKADEKNIRGLTKSIMELSEKSRTKKLMPDDIMNGTFTITNYGVFGSLFGTPIINQPEVGILGIGSVTKKPVVVEVDGTDTIAIKPMMYLSLSHDHRLVDGMLGGKFLKSIKDTLENFDTSIF; this comes from the coding sequence ATGAAAGTTGATGTTGTAATGCCAAAAATGGGCGAAAGTGTTAACGAAGGAACAATTATTAAATGGCATAAGAAAAAAGGCGATAAAGTTGAAAAGGATGAAATTATTTTTGAGATAAGTACCGATAAAGTTGATACTGAAATTCCAAGTCCCGAAAACGGAATTTTATCCGACATAAAAGCTTTTGAAAACGAAACAGTTGAAGTAGGAGCGGTTGTTGCAGTTATCGAGACAAATGGCGAAGCTGCTGTTGAAGATTCGAAAAAAGAAGAAGAGACAAAAGCAGAAGAGGAACCTTCAACCACTCAAGTTGGCGGTGAGTTAGTTGATATACCAATGCCCAAAATGGGTGAATCGGTTATGGAAGGAACAATTATCAAATGGCATAAAAAAGAAGGCGATAAAGTTGAGAGAGATGAAATTTTATTTGAAATAAGCACAGATAAAGTTGATACCGAAGTACCTTCACCGGTTGAAGGAACTCTGGTTGAAATCATAACCGGGGAAAATGAAACTGTTGAAGTCGGACAAACAGTTGCAAGAGTATCATCAGGTTCGGGAATTGCAAGAAAGAAAGAAAGTATTTCAAGTAGTTCCAAACCAGAAAAAGCTAAAGAAGAAAAAGTTGATGAAGAAACAAAGACCGAAACACGAGAAAAACAATCTGAACAAAAAGTAGATACATCTTCTTCGGATAGATTTTATTCACCGTTAGTTATGAAAATTGCCAACACCGAAAACGTTTCCTATGATGAATTAGAAACTATCGAAGGAACCGGAATAAACGGACGTGTTTCTAAGAATGATATACTAAAATATATTGAAGATAGAAAAAGCGGAAAGACTTCTGCACCTAAGAAACCTCAACAATCTCAGCAAACAACCACTAGTCAAAAACCATCAGTTCCAAAAGAAACTGCACAACCAACCTGGGAAGCCGGTGAAGGTGTTGAATTGATACCGATGGATAATATTCGTCAAAGAATTATGTATCACATGGTTAACAGTCGAGATACGTCGGTTCACGTCACGGCAGTAATTGAAACGGATATGACCAAAGTGCATAATTTTATTCAAAAGAATAAGCAGAAGTTTTTAGAAAGCGAAAGAATAAAATTAACTTATATGCCTTTCATATCTTATGCGGTCATTAAAGCTTTGAAAGAATATCCGTTTTTGAATGCATCAATCGATGGGAATAACATTGCAGTTAAAAAGTATATAAATCTTGGTATCGCAGTTGCAGTAGAACCAAATGGACTAATTGTCCCGAATATTAAAAAAGCGGACGAAAAAAATATTCGTGGACTCACAAAATCTATTATGGAATTAAGTGAAAAATCGCGAACAAAAAAATTAATGCCTGATGATATCATGAACGGAACATTTACTATTACGAATTATGGAGTATTCGGTTCATTATTCGGTACCCCAATTATTAATCAACCTGAAGTCGGAATTTTAGGAATTGGATCGGTAACTAAAAAACCTGTCGTTGTTGAAGTTGACGGCACTGATACGATTGCAATAAAACCGATGATGTATTTATCACTAAGCCATGATCATAGATTAGTTGACGGAATGCTTGGCGGTAAATTCTTAAAGTCAATTAAAGATACTTTAGAAAATTTTGATACATCTATTTTTTAA